TTTGTATCCCCTCTCGCCTTGACTTCTCAGGAGTTTTATGTTGAGACAGGGTACCTGTAGCCCATCACCACAAACTAGTGGCTGCTCTGTAGCATCGCTGGGACAAACGACAGTTTGTACCTTCGGTTGCTGACTCCGCAAACATCTGTCTGAAGAAGCAAGCACCAGCTTTTTGCGATACTTTTTCTTCTCTGACGTGGTCGGGTTACGTGTCTTCTCCTTGTGGTTGCTGGTATGCTTTTCAGACTCAGGAGTTCTCTCAATGCGAATGCCTCTTTCTTTCTTGTCATCCATCACATTTTCATCAAGGTCTTCCAACCTCCTCTTCTCCAGACCCGGGTCACTCACTGCCACATCACCCCTCACGCTGTCAGTTCCCTGAAGAGGTCCTTTCGCCAGCTCCAGTGTGGGTTCTCCGGAAGCATCGTGACTGCTCTCATCTTGACATCTGGAATCTATTTGTGGATATAAATCTTCCTTCGGAGTGACGGAGCAAGCAACTGCTTCTGCTGGAATGCAGAGTGTCTGCCCTGAGCCATCGGACCTTTCTTCTTCAATTAATGATGTTTCTACTTGTACCTCATTCGTTTCTTCAACAGATTCAATTGAATCTCCAGCTTGCCAATCTTCTGCTAGCGGGCTGCTGGGAATGTTGTTCATCGTCGCCTCATAGGTATTTGATATTTCACTGTTGCTGCAGATCGGATTGCTGCATTCCTCGGTAGGAATGATATTAACCTCAAAACAACTAACAGGACTGCTGCGTCCCTCATCCAGAGAGCATAACGTAGGTGTTTGGTTCTCGTTGGCAGGAACGGGCTCCGAATTGTTTGGAGAACCTACTGATGAGGATGTGCCCTCCACGTCTCCGCTATCCTTAACTAATTGCTCCAGTTCTGAAGGGCTCCTTTGGACTTCACTGCACTCTTCCAGCCGCCTCAATGGCTCAGCGATCTCACAAACACCAGATTCATCTGCTAAGCGGTCATCAAGAATTTGGCAACCAGCACATGTTGGGGTGGGGTCATCGGCTTGTGGACTGGAGACCAGTGTGTCCTTGATTTCCACAGAAAGACCTTTGGAGCTGGAAGTGATGGCCTGGTCCCTTGGCCTCCCGGGATCCCCTTGTGGGCTGTTTGCACTTGGGGAAGGTGCCTCAGTCTCCTGCGATCGACAGGGCTGAATTGGCTCGACAACCAGCTTGCCTTTACTTTCTGAGCAACTAAAGTCTTGACTTTCTTCCGTCAAGATTTTTAACTGCAGGGGCTTGGAGTCCTCGCGAATGGCAGTGCCAGAGGCCACAGGAACACCAATGGCGGGCACGCTAACTGGCAGAATAAGTGCTTGCTTCGGCGTCACTGTGGTGGCTGGTCTGGGAATCAATGAGGGACAGTTCCCCTTTCTTGCTTCTATTGTTGAGCTCTTGGCCAAAGTGCGGACAGTCTTTAGCTCCCAATATTCTTCATTGCAGAGATGGCCACGAGTGCTTTTCCTTGCAGTCTTCCGACTGGAAGACAAGGACCGCTGAGCATCGAAGCGGCATTCTGTGATGGGCTTGCTGATGTAAACAATGTCACATTGGTTGTCGTGCTCGTTCACGTATTGGCACATGGTGGGCATGGCAGTACGTGCCCGCAGCACAGACACCCTGGTGCTCTTTCTGGCCGTCTTTGTGAGAGGAACTTGCGGCTTTAATCTCAGGCGGCCATTACTGTCACGCACAGCAGTACGCGGCTTCGAGACAGGCCAGCAACCTTTGGCGCTCGTGTCTGTCATGAGCACATGGTTACCTTTGATCATTCTTTTGGTAGCATTGATATTTTCTCGAGGCCCTCCTTGAATTGATGTATATTTAATTGTTTTGTAATCCATGGAGGTTCCAGAAGCGCTCCGTGAACCACTCTGATTTTTGGTCAAATTCTTACTCAAGTTCAAAAGCTTGGATGGGAGAGCTCGGAGGGATTCAACCTGATCTTTTGCGGGAACGGCATCCTCTGTTTTGCCCTCCTGGCTGTTAGAATGCACGTCTTCCATTCTGGCAACAGAGCTAGTGTGTGCACATTCATTGGAGGACTGATCCAGTTGTGAGTCACTGATCTCCTCCTGATTCACAGTTTCTTTTTGTAGAACTTCTACACTCCCCATTTTATTGCAGTCAGTAGTACATATATTCATAGAGTGGAACCCTGCCTCTATAGTGCAGTTTTTGATACAATTCCCACTGCTACAGCAGCTTCTGGGTGTTGGTTTTTCAATGGAAGCTACGTTGTTTGCTTCAGTTCCGACCAGGAGTATCTCCTCATGAGGAAGCTGTTTCTCCTCCTTAATCATTTCACTGCTTAACTCATTGGGTGTTTGTATCTCTTGGTTCAAGGAAGGGCATGATTGTAAAGAAGATTCCCTCCCAGTCTGGCCTTCGGAGTTTTTAGACTTTAGATGGACAGCAGCTGGGTTGGAGGCAGCCATGTCCTCACGTGGTGGCGATTCTGCTGCTTCCTCAGTTGGACTCACGTCGCTGCTCATGTAGCTTAGTACGCTCATAAACTGTATCTGATGATGTCTACACAGCTTAGCCATAAACTGGTCCAGGGAATTCTGCGATCCTGTATTGAGCGGTGTCTCCTGCCTCGATATCTTCTTGTTgctaaaaaacaaacaaacaaagaaagGACATTTATACTTCTTAAAGGAACAGTTTTAGACAACAGCTACGTGGCTTCCTTTTACCCGTATATATCATCTCATTAGCTGCCACAGGATGTGACCCTCTTGTTCTCATATCTCAACATATTTTGCTTCAAGTTGACAAAAAAATCTGCTTcaattaaccttactttattaaaaaaaaatcataattgtTCTCCAAAGTAATGATCTAGCCAGAGTTTGGCATGGAGGTAAAATTACTGACTGTTTGGCTAAGGTTGTGGTTTCACTGGTGCAGAAACCCTACATCACAACAACCAGCAGCAGTTCGAATTGGTGGCTGGAGATATACACATGGCAATGGTGGCAAAAATCAAGGGACACTTGTGGCTACCAAGACTGAGCTTGACAGATTTTTGTACGGTGGTTATCAAGGGCAGGTAAATGAAATTGACGcacagatcagtcataatctgaCCGAATGGCAGAATATCTCTAACAAGACATCGCAAAATGGCTTCCCCATGACATCCAACGACATGCCAACCTGGAtcatgtgctcaaatctctggactGAGtcttgaatccacagccttcagaCTCAGGAaattctctctccaaaccacagcaCAAGTTTGAAAGGGCAAAATGGACAAACGTGTTAATTTTCCCCCCAACGTCACCATTCAAGGAAAAGTGATTTGAGAATGGCATACACTTGACATTCTATTTTACTGAGAATCTAATGACCCGACAAGAGGATTATTGCTGAAATCAGGTACAACCACTCCCAACTGAAAGCACCCGCTCTCATTCTGGGATACAAGGAGTGCCACGCAATTGGGAAGAAATATGTCGGCAATTTGAACCACAAAATCAGTGATTTAACAACTATGTATACGGAGCCTTCAATATAATAAAA
The sequence above is drawn from the Scyliorhinus canicula chromosome 16, sScyCan1.1, whole genome shotgun sequence genome and encodes:
- the lcor gene encoding uncharacterized protein lcor isoform X5, producing the protein MAKLCRHHQIQFMSVLSYMSSDVSPTEEAAESPPREDMAASNPAAVHLKSKNSEGQTGRESSLQSCPSLNQEIQTPNELSSEMIKEEKQLPHEEILLVGTEANNVASIEKPTPRSCCSSGNCIKNCTIEAGFHSMNICTTDCNKMGSVEVLQKETVNQEEISDSQLDQSSNECAHTSSVARMEDVHSNSQEGKTEDAVPAKDQVESLRALPSKLLNLSKNLTKNQSGSRSASGTSMDYKTIKYTSIQGGPRENINATKRMIKGNHVLMTDTSAKGCWPVSKPRTAVRDSNGRLRLKPQVPLTKTARKSTRVSVLRARTAMPTMCQYVNEHDNQCDIVYISKPITECRFDAQRSLSSSRKTARKSTRGHLCNEEYWELKTVRTLAKSSTIEARKGNCPSLIPRPATTVTPKQALILPVSVPAIGVPVASGTAIREDSKPLQLKILTEESQDFSCSESKGKLVVEPIQPCRSQETEAPSPSANSPQGDPGRPRDQAITSSSKGLSVEIKDTLVSSPQADDPTPTCAGCQILDDRLADESGVCEIAEPLRRLEECSEVQRSPSELEQLVKDSGDVEGTSSSVGSPNNSEPVPANENQTPTLCSLDEGRSSPVSCFEVNIIPTEECSNPICSNSEISNTYEATMNNIPSSPLAEDWQAGDSIESVEETNEVQVETSLIEEERSDGSGQTLCIPAEAVACSVTPKEDLYPQIDSRCQDESSHDASGEPTLELAKGPLQGTDSVRGDVAVSDPGLEKRRLEDLDENVMDDKKERGIRIERTPESEKHTSNHKEKTRNPTTSEKKKYRKKLVLASSDRCLRSQQPKVQTVVCPSDATEQPLVCGDGLQVPCLNIKLLRSQGERGYKREVWINRVAFVPFPTDCFNKILLQSIIDPESRVDESLATTPEQEFCKTRKATGKKVSKDLLVKELVSFEDEEPMDDRFICESAHYGQSRILEVCVDTKSPEERKVSFSIQNVGTSRDSESSMDDATPANQQKADTCKENTKWTRGGLMKRSTNLGSLHQTAKGTVGKVPPGDKIVGGSRTLRCPNVPITEPETVMLEGDSKCQDINQPTGVHEEDEDSELLGPNDDDAPEVSRPKFLDWCSEDENQELITTLNATYENVHKAWIQMEKEVPVLQKAKSKSDRLKEIWKSKKRARKARGLYDHKISPVQKLFVTNFNLASICKWFMETTETRSLIIVKNVSARNPVETMKSKAFLQKNSMVGLFPSPQAERLKKHLKKFAVASPARNNWKTRALLENVQRSAMAGTDGAGQKHWDFSLDPGGGLAPRDLFPAKMESSPDKGDGSPSKRTAAQPSKHLGLKKPVSAWILRKYSNMRGKLHKLQQGKEHAGKKLLAKHKSVCMNPMVSPKLTSQTQLDSRRAPAPTAPRKPEGKEKRKPSKNASAKGLRVGRVKSSKSETGPPAPPPKSTPKHLPANRKSKAEGGSVKAPVPKKPTVNVKANVSEKRFSGSGLKTMTKGKKSLSQNRDSAKAKKAKGSNSKEGLVKPTKKRAAPSAKTKQRVKADAKKKNKAATPARRKRKGEVSAEATHKKKRKLSEKRDPVPNKRKRTDTK
- the lcor gene encoding uncharacterized protein lcor isoform X3, whose translation is MHRMIRQFAAEYTSKTSTSQDSIVLTSTKDQSASKTPVLAASALNPVLSKLLMDDQDRPLDLTVKKSNSESDNQDGVLDLSTKKNLCASSVSASKSLGCSTSTILGKDNKKISRQETPLNTGSQNSLDQFMAKLCRHHQIQFMSVLSYMSSDVSPTEEAAESPPREDMAASNPAAVHLKSKNSEGQTGRESSLQSCPSLNQEIQTPNELSSEMIKEEKQLPHEEILLVGTEANNVASIEKPTPRSCCSSGNCIKNCTIEAGFHSMNICTTDCNKMGSVEVLQKETVNQEEISDSQLDQSSNECAHTSSVARMEDVHSNSQEGKTEDAVPAKDQVESLRALPSKLLNLSKNLTKNQSGSRSASGTSMDYKTIKYTSIQGGPRENINATKRMIKGNHVLMTDTSAKGCWPVSKPRTAVRDSNGRLRLKPQVPLTKTARKSTRVSVLRARTAMPTMCQYVNEHDNQCDIVYISKPITECRFDAQRSLSSSRKTARKSTRGHLCNEEYWELKTVRTLAKSSTIEARKGNCPSLIPRPATTVTPKQALILPVSVPAIGVPVASGTAIREDSKPLQLKILTEESQDFSCSESKGKLVVEPIQPCRSQETEAPSPSANSPQGDPGRPRDQAITSSSKGLSVEIKDTLVSSPQADDPTPTCAGCQILDDRLADESGVCEIAEPLRRLEECSEVQRSPSELEQLVKDSGDVEGTSSSVGSPNNSEPVPANENQTPTLCSLDEGRSSPVSCFEVNIIPTEECSNPICSNSEISNTYEATMNNIPSSPLAEDWQAGDSIESVEETNEVQVETSLIEEERSDGSGQTLCIPAEAVACSVTPKEDLYPQIDSRCQDESSHDASGEPTLELAKGPLQGTDSVRGDVAVSDPGLEKRRLEDLDENVMDDKKERGIRIERTPESEKHTSNHKEKTRNPTTSEKKKYRKKLVLASSDRCLRSQQPKVQTVVCPSDATEQPLVCGDGLQVPCLNIKLLRSQGERGYKREVWINRVAFVPFPTDCFNKILLQSIIDPESRVDESLATTPEQEFCKTRKATGKKVSKDLLVKELVSFEDEEPMDDRFICESAHYGQSRILEVCVDTKSPEERKVSFSIQNVGTSRDSESSMDDATPANQQKADTCKENTKWTRGGLMKRSTNLGSLHQTAKGTVGKVPPGDKIVGGSRTLRCPNVPITEPETVMLEGDSKCQDINQPTGVHEEDEDSELLGPNDDDAPEVSRPKFLDWCSEDENQELITTLNATYENVHKAWIQMEKEVPVLQKAKSKSDRLKEIWKSKKRARKARGLYDHKISPVQKLFVTNFNLASICKWFMETTETRSLIIVKNVSARNPVETMKSKAFLQKNSMVGLFPSPQAERLKKHLKKFAVASPARNNWKTRALLENVQRSAMAGTDGAGQKHWDFSLDPGGGLAPRDLFPAKMESSPDKGDGSPSKRTAAQPSKHLGLKKPVSAWILRKYSNMRGKLHKLQQGKEHAGKKLLAKHKSVCMNPMVSPKLTSQTQLDSRRAPAPTAPRKPEGKEKRKPSKNASAKGLRVGRVKSSKSETGPPAPPPKSTPKHLPANRKSKAEGGSVKAPVPKKPTVNVKANVSEKRFSGSGLKTMTKGKKSLSQNRDSAKAKKAKGSNSKEGLVKPTKKRAAPSAKTKQRVKADAKKKNKAATPARRKRKGEVSAEATHKKKRKLSEKRDPVPNKRKRTDTK
- the lcor gene encoding uncharacterized protein lcor isoform X4 — translated: MGVHSLLLFSFGLRAAGREISNKKISRQETPLNTGSQNSLDQFMAKLCRHHQIQFMSVLSYMSSDVSPTEEAAESPPREDMAASNPAAVHLKSKNSEGQTGRESSLQSCPSLNQEIQTPNELSSEMIKEEKQLPHEEILLVGTEANNVASIEKPTPRSCCSSGNCIKNCTIEAGFHSMNICTTDCNKMGSVEVLQKETVNQEEISDSQLDQSSNECAHTSSVARMEDVHSNSQEGKTEDAVPAKDQVESLRALPSKLLNLSKNLTKNQSGSRSASGTSMDYKTIKYTSIQGGPRENINATKRMIKGNHVLMTDTSAKGCWPVSKPRTAVRDSNGRLRLKPQVPLTKTARKSTRVSVLRARTAMPTMCQYVNEHDNQCDIVYISKPITECRFDAQRSLSSSRKTARKSTRGHLCNEEYWELKTVRTLAKSSTIEARKGNCPSLIPRPATTVTPKQALILPVSVPAIGVPVASGTAIREDSKPLQLKILTEESQDFSCSESKGKLVVEPIQPCRSQETEAPSPSANSPQGDPGRPRDQAITSSSKGLSVEIKDTLVSSPQADDPTPTCAGCQILDDRLADESGVCEIAEPLRRLEECSEVQRSPSELEQLVKDSGDVEGTSSSVGSPNNSEPVPANENQTPTLCSLDEGRSSPVSCFEVNIIPTEECSNPICSNSEISNTYEATMNNIPSSPLAEDWQAGDSIESVEETNEVQVETSLIEEERSDGSGQTLCIPAEAVACSVTPKEDLYPQIDSRCQDESSHDASGEPTLELAKGPLQGTDSVRGDVAVSDPGLEKRRLEDLDENVMDDKKERGIRIERTPESEKHTSNHKEKTRNPTTSEKKKYRKKLVLASSDRCLRSQQPKVQTVVCPSDATEQPLVCGDGLQVPCLNIKLLRSQGERGYKREVWINRVAFVPFPTDCFNKILLQSIIDPESRVDESLATTPEQEFCKTRKATGKKVSKDLLVKELVSFEDEEPMDDRFICESAHYGQSRILEVCVDTKSPEERKVSFSIQNVGTSRDSESSMDDATPANQQKADTCKENTKWTRGGLMKRSTNLGSLHQTAKGTVGKVPPGDKIVGGSRTLRCPNVPITEPETVMLEGDSKCQDINQPTGVHEEDEDSELLGPNDDDAPEVSRPKFLDWCSEDENQELITTLNATYENVHKAWIQMEKEVPVLQKAKSKSDRLKEIWKSKKRARKARGLYDHKISPVQKLFVTNFNLASICKWFMETTETRSLIIVKNVSARNPVETMKSKAFLQKNSMVGLFPSPQAERLKKHLKKFAVASPARNNWKTRALLENVQRSAMAGTDGAGQKHWDFSLDPGGGLAPRDLFPAKMESSPDKGDGSPSKRTAAQPSKHLGLKKPVSAWILRKYSNMRGKLHKLQQGKEHAGKKLLAKHKSVCMNPMVSPKLTSQTQLDSRRAPAPTAPRKPEGKEKRKPSKNASAKGLRVGRVKSSKSETGPPAPPPKSTPKHLPANRKSKAEGGSVKAPVPKKPTVNVKANVSEKRFSGSGLKTMTKGKKSLSQNRDSAKAKKAKGSNSKEGLVKPTKKRAAPSAKTKQRVKADAKKKNKAATPARRKRKGEVSAEATHKKKRKLSEKRDPVPNKRKRTDTK